The following is a genomic window from Lolium rigidum isolate FL_2022 unplaced genomic scaffold, APGP_CSIRO_Lrig_0.1 contig_1705_1, whole genome shotgun sequence.
GCAGGAGCATTATCGAGCTAGGCCCAAAACTGGTAATTCCtttttttgccttttctttttttgatgtattatttctttagctttcctttttttgtaaagtttgaaaatattttaaaaatctgaacaaatttaaaattgaacattttaaaaaatgAATACCTTTTGAAaatgaacaattttaaaaattgaataaatcttaaaattgaacaattttaaatatttgaacattttttgaacttaaacattttttcaaaaatttgtGTTTtcctaaatttgaatatttttcgaatttgaacattttttgtgtttgaattttttaaatttgaacattttatatttaaattttcaaaaaataaattattaAAAATGCtcattttttcaaaatgaaatgaaataaaaaataaataggaaataaaaagtaaaaaatagaaaataaaaatagaaaataaaaaaataaaaaacaagaatAAAGGAAAAACGCGAACTAGGCCAACCATGTCGGTCCATACCGCGCGGGCAGGAGGGTGCCGCGTGCAGCGCGCGGTAACCGCCGTCCTTGTCGACATATAGGATTTGCCGTCTTGAGCCCTTCCGGCTTCCGAAGTTCCGATGCTTCACTCTCTTATTCTTACTTCACTTAAAATTCCGAACCATTGTTGAGACACTTTCAATAATTCTCCCATGAATTTAACTATTATACGGACGAAGAACATTTACCGTGTGACCCAAGCAAACAAGTTGGATTACTCACAGCCATAACTCGGTGGTTGCAGGAAATCCTagagatcgttttgtatttctcgatcttttagatttttatctgcaaattcaggataatcattttatcccggtttgtcttttagtttccacatgtgttgcttcatgtaacttggtgtTCGATTAATGAAttatatgtggttgctctcaaaaaaaaactcTGGAACTCTTCCGGACAGTAACCAATAGTGGAACCGTGACATCCATAGTAGCCCCGGTATGTGCACGAATAACACTCGTGATGTCCTATTGTATCAATCATATTTCTTCACGATATTATGGATGAGACTTGCGGTATCCTTGTGAGTTGTGATTACCCTTGTGTGGTATCAGGATGTTCTTTGTAATCACCATTACAAAGTGTGTGACACAGCCTTTACTGCCGGTGGAGAGAATGGGCGTCCACGTCTCGAACGAAGCTCTGCTGGGTGGATATTTTCTCCCGCGAGATTCACCGCGCCACACAGGTGGCAGTACACGCTGCTTCCTCGCCTTCCCGCCACACGTCGCCGCGGCAGAATCAATCCGCCGTCGCCATCCGTGACCGACACGGCGGGCATGCCAGTGGCTCGAGCTCCGTGAGCCACCCGCTCGAGCGGCTGGAGTGAGCTCTCGTCCCCTCCTTCCCCGGCAATCCACTTCCACCGCAAGCACGCGCACGCGGCCGCGGGGAGCCATGCGGGCGCTCGTCTCTCCCGCCCCCGGCCCCGCCGCATTCCTCCCGCGGAACCCCAACCCCGCCGCGAGCCCCGCTCCTCGCCGCGGGCACCGCGTTTCTTCCGGCCGCCGGTCAGTCGCCGCCGCGGCAGCCGCCACCGGAGACCACTGGGGCGCCGACCACCGCCACGACAACCACCAGCAGCAGCGAACCTACCGCGGCGGGCGCTGGGGCGCGGGCGGGCCCCGCGCGGGGCCGAGCGTGCAGTGCGACGTGGACGTGGTGtcgtggcgggagcggcgggtgtTCGcgtccgtggccgtggccgccgaCGTCGACACCGTGTGGCGCATCATCACCGACTACGAGCGCCTCGCCGACTTCGTCCCAAACCTCGTCCACAGGTCCGCGTCTCCATCGCCTCGCCGACTACGAGCTCCCTGTTCCCTTCATTCACCATCCGCGAACTGAATGGGGTGAAATTTTGTGCGCGTGCAGTGGGAGGATCCCGTGCCCGCACGAGGGCAGGATATGGCTGGAGCAGAGGGGGCTGCAGCAGGCCCTCTACTGGCACATCGAGGCGCGCGTCGtgctggatctccgggaggtcccGGATGCCGTAAGTGATCAGTCTCCACCATGATTCCCAACTACTGTAGTACTGAGTGTCACTAGATTGCAATGAACTCGGTCGTAATTCAGGCGTTGCTGGTGCATTTCCCTCATTGGTCGTGAACTGCAATCTCACAACTGAATATATGGGATTTCTGACCAGTTTCGTCCTGACTACTGAATGCATTTTTGTCACAATTCGCGTCTGTGTAGTGTTCAACAGTATTTCTAGTTCTAGTAATTGTCAAATTGCAATGAACTTGGTCACTCAGTTCAAGCTTTACTAGTACACGTTTCTCATTGATCGCTAAGGCGTGAGGAAGAATGAAAAGTCACTGAAATGTTGGTGGTTTGCTGAGCTGAATGTATGGGAGCATTTGTACATGATCAGTTGGTTTGGTCCTGACTAGTGAAAGCATTTTAGTTAGAATCTGCATATGTATGTTGTTCACCATTCTTTCCTACTAGTATTTCTGAAATTGCAATGAACTTAGTCACAATTCAGGATTTACTAGCACACGTTTTCTCATTGATCGCCAAGCGCCAGGCAGAATGAAATTGTAACCGAGATGCTGGCTCCAACTGATTTACAGTAAGGAAACCACATACATAGAGGTTCAGTGAGGATAATCTCAGCTAAGCCATGGTCACTCGAACTGAATGTATACTACAGCATTTTCTAATGACCAGTTGTTTTGATCCTCACACACAAGCGCATGTAACCGGGTTTTTTTTCTGTTATCGTTGCTGCAAGTGTTCGTTCTTGTTAAATCGTACGTAATTAATTTAAAGATGGTGAATGGTCTCCCTCCTTTTTCTAGTTATGTTTAGCTATGTACCACTGAACTGATAAGTACCGATTGCCGTGCAGGTTAATGGACGAGAGCTCCACTTCTCCATGGTCGATGGCGACTTTAAGAAGTTCGAAGGGAAATGGACTGTCCGGTCTGGTCCAAGGTGTGCATCTTGTGATCATTTTGTTGTCTTGTTCATGCCAAGTGCGTTTCATGAACATCCAGCTTGTTTGCTTCATAGTCCTTAACTTTGCTAATGCTTACTGCCCTGATGTTGAAATATCTTGATATCAGGGATCCTTGGACTTTTCCTTGATCAATTCTTTTTCCTAGCATATTTTTCCCCTCTAATAAGTCTTATATAACCCCTGTTTTGTTCTGTAACAGGTCTGCTAGTGCAATTTTGCTGTATGAAGTTAATGTGATACCTAGATTCAATTTCCCAGCAATATTTCTTGAGAGGATTATAAGCTCGGATCTTCCTGTGAATCTTACAGCCTTGGcttttagatctgaaaaaatgtaTTTAGAGAACCATAAATTTGGACCTACAAAATTTACCGGTGCAGAGTCCAAGCCACTTAACTTCCGTAGTCCAATAGTCGAGAATGATGACATTTCTTCTAGTAACTTCAAAGAAGCACCTTCCTCCACCGGCTTTGGTGGTGTGCTTGCTCCACCTCCTCCTGAGTTGAATGGCAAATGGGGTGTATATGGAAGTgtctgcaggcttgataggccttGTGTGGTAGACGAGATCCATCTCCGACGATTTGATGGCCTCCTGGTAACTAACTAAGCTTATATCTATCAAAGATTTATCCGTGGAATTTCAAATTTGATGGAATGCACACTAAGAAGATTGGCTTCCCCCGTGGAATGGTTTGGTTGAAGGAACATGAAGGGGCTCACAGGTGTGTTGTTGCAAGTATCACCGTGAAAGCACCAGTTCGAGAAGTATGGGATGTACTCACAGCGTATGAGAAGTTGCCCGAGTAAGTAGTTTTATCCTTCTGCATTATTTGGAGTGCACATAGTCTACTTTCGTTACACAGCTATGATCTAATATAGCTATCTCGTAGGGTTATACCAAACCTGGCTATTAGTCGGATTATTCTTCGTGATAATAACAAGGTTCGCATATTGCAGGTAGGAGTTATTTTAATGCTTTATCTGATGTTCTATTTAGTTCCGCAACATCTCAGATTTATTATTTTCTAGGAGGGCTGCAAAGGTCTACTCTATATGGTTCTTCATGCCCGTGTTGTTATGGATCTGCGCGAGAAACTCGAACGTGAGATCTGCTTTGAGCAAGTCGAGGGAGATTTCTACTCATTTAAAGGAAAATGGCGCCTCGAACAGCTTGGAGATCAGCACACGCTGCTGAAGTATATGGTCGAGACTAAGATGCATAAGGATACCTTTCTCTCCGAGTCTATCCTCGAAGAGGTATGCGCAACTTCGTTTTGTTGTGATACATGTTATTGTTATGAGG
Proteins encoded in this region:
- the LOC124680439 gene encoding uncharacterized protein LOC124680439, producing MRALVSPAPGPAAFLPRNPNPAASPAPRRGHRVSSGRRSVAAAAAATGDHWGADHRHDNHQQQRTYRGGRWGAGGPRAGPSVQCDVDVVSWRERRVFASVAVAADVDTVWRIITDYERLADFVPNLVHSGRIPCPHEGRIWLEQRGLQQALYWHIEARVVLDLREVPDAVNGRELHFSMVDGDFKKFEGKWTVRSGPRSASAILLYEVNVIPRFNFPAIFLERIISSDLPVNLTALAFRSEKMYLENHKFGPTKFTGAESKPLNFRSPIVENDDISSSNFKEAPSSTGFGGVLAPPPPELNGKWGVYGSVCRLDRPCVVDEIHLRRFDGLLEHEGAHRCVVASITVKAPVREVWDVLTAYEKLPEVIPNLAISRIILRDNNKVRILQEGCKGLLYMVLHARVVMDLREKLEREICFEQVEGDFYSFKGKWRLEQLGDQHTLLKYMVETKMHKDTFLSESILEEVIYEDLPSNLCAIRDYVENAKAERGTSTAHSDVPTNPDTVAIDYAEGRRSEQASEDCSSSSTKMRPKVPGLQKDIEVLKSELGSFIAKYGQNGFMPKRKHLRTHGRVDIEKAITRMGGFRKIAGTMNLALSYKNRKPRGYWDNLENLQDEIRRFQKNWGMDPSYMPSRKSFERAGRYDIARALEKWGGIQEVSRLLALEPRRPRKRSADSDGEKQPESPPPTAAVKHPSKLDKPNAPLDAQKWLLKLKDLDVNWVEY